In Brevibacterium zhoupengii, the following are encoded in one genomic region:
- the rplF gene encoding 50S ribosomal protein L6, with amino-acid sequence MSRIGKNPISVPNGVEVKIDGQDVAVKGPKGELSVTIAEPITVSLEDGVVTVARPNEERESRSLHGLSRTMINNMIVGVTEGYSKGLEIVGTGYRVQAKGSNLEFALGYSHSITVEPAEGISFTVDGQTKLAVHGIDKQLVGETAANIRKLRKPEPYKGKGVRYVGENVRRKVGKAGK; translated from the coding sequence GAATGGCGTAGAGGTCAAGATCGACGGCCAGGATGTCGCCGTCAAGGGACCGAAGGGCGAACTGTCCGTCACCATCGCCGAGCCGATCACCGTATCGCTCGAAGACGGCGTCGTGACAGTGGCCCGTCCGAACGAAGAGCGCGAATCGCGTTCGCTGCACGGACTGTCCCGCACGATGATCAACAACATGATCGTCGGTGTGACCGAGGGCTACTCCAAGGGTCTCGAAATCGTCGGCACCGGCTACCGCGTGCAGGCCAAGGGATCGAACCTCGAGTTCGCTCTGGGCTACAGCCACTCGATCACCGTCGAACCTGCAGAGGGAATCTCCTTCACAGTCGACGGACAGACCAAGCTGGCAGTTCACGGCATCGACAAGCAGCTGGTCGGAGAGACCGCTGCCAACATCCGTAAGCTGCGCAAGCCAGAGCCTTACAAAGGCAAGGGCGTGCGCTACGTCGGAGAAAATGTCCGACGCAAGGTCGGAAAGGCTGGTAAGTAG